Part of the Labilibaculum antarcticum genome, CCTTTACATCCTGAGACAAATTTGGCAGAATATCACGAGCCTGACTTAAGGATTCTTTCATTCGTGCAGCAGCCTTTCCTGTTGGTGCAGCTAATGCAACTTTCAAATTTGGATTGTCGCGATATAAAATTGCAAGAATTTTGGCAACGGTAGTTGTTTTGCCAGTACCAGGTCCTCCTGTAATTATAGAAATATGTTTTTGAATAACAGACAAGCCTGCGACAAGTTGCCAATTGACCCGTTCTGCAAGTGACAAATTCTCCACAGTATCCGATGAACTGAAAAGCGTCTGAATGAATTCTTTTTGATTGATTAAAATTGCCCTATTCTTAAACAGATTACGTTCCTCATTCTCAACAAAGGCTTTGATCTGTTGAATAATTTCAGATTCATATTCGAAGTAGCGCTGTAAATAAAGTTTTCCGTTCTGTAAAACAAATGGTCTCGTTTCCGAATCTCCATTCATTACAAAAGATGATTTTTTAATCTCATCAACACAAAATAAATGGCTCTTTTGTAGAAATGGGTTTATTTCAATAATCTCACTTTCCTCTTTACCGGTAATCAAATCATTGTAAGCACCAATATCCAAACAAATATGACCTTCACTTAAGTTTTTAGAAACAGCATAAGCCAACGCTTTTATTTCAGTATCATCAAAATAATCAGCAAAAACTCTATGCGTATCAACTCCCTGTTTCATATACATATTTTTAAATAACAACTCTACTCAGAAACTCCTATCTGAATTAGATACTAAAATCCTCCCAAACCACCCTATTATTATGTTGGATTTACAATGTACTAATTTGTACTTCATTAAAAAGGTGTCAAACCTGCCATGTTTGAAGATAATCTATAAACTATTGTTTATCTTAAACTTATAGATTAAATTTTAAAAAGATAAATTTATGTCAACACTACGCCAAAACTTGTCGTAACTAAAAATCACCTCTTTCTTCGCTTGTTGTTTTTCTTTGGTAATCGAAAACTTTTATTCTTTTTTTGCTCTTCCTTTCTTGCCAAATACTATTTAAAAAATTCTTTCAATAAATCTTCAGTAACTCCGCACTTGGATGCTATTGTTTTCCTTGCGTTCTCTTTCGGTGTAGCATACAATTTTTCAGACAAATAGAAATTCGGCTTCTCTTGAAACTTAGACAAACGAATTGGATAGCGAATTACCTTCCCAAGCCCATCAGTCACGACTACAATATGACCTCTCCCCGATTTACGGATCTCCACATTGAACAGTCTTAAGGTTTCATCATATAATTCTCTCGTGTTAATGGCCTCCATCTGGTTGACCTGATAAAAAAGACTCTCCAGACTGTGCTTGATGTTCCGGCTTTGGGCTGAAAATTTAAAAACGGCTTTCTCTGATCTTTTACGATTATCCAACTGATGTCTAAGTTCTAATTCCTTGATGAAATTCTGGGCCTTTTGCCGCTCATGATTGTCCTTGATTTTCTTACCGGTGTATTTGTCGATTCGCGTAGATACAATATGAAAATGAGTCCTCTCCAAATCTTTGTGTTTGTAGACAAAATACGTCTGATCCCCATAGCCCATGTGTTGCATAAACTGGTCAATTTCCTTTCGAATGATCGGATCATTTAATTTCAGAGAATCATCTGTAGATGGATTTACGGAGATGTGAAGGCATTTGTTTTTCACTCTAGGATTTAGCTTTTCGATATCGGTAAGTTCTTTTAAACGATGGCTCTTATCGAAAAAAAAGGGATTAATAGCTTTGGTATTCACACTATGGAAATAACTCGCTACTTTCTGCTCCACCTTTTTTTCGTTATAAAGGAAAGCATTCTCGGTACTAGCAGTTTGATGGATAACGATAACCATAAAAGGAGTTTTTGCTTTTATTCAATGACATCCATGTAGTTTTGCAAAACGGAAAAACAGTTCCGAAGCTCCTGCAAAACTTTTAGAAAGACTTCACGATCCGAAGCTCCAAATTGATGAACCTGACCGGAATTGATATTCTTGGAAATCTGGTTGAGATTCACGCCAATTTTATTGAGCTGGTAATCCAATTTTTTGGTGATCTGAACAAAGTCTTCACTCACCTCAATTTTTCGGATTTCTCGTTTCTTCACCAGCTTTGCCCGGCAAAAATCACTCAGCGTTCGGTAGCCTTCCTTTTTGCATCTTTTTAGAAGTAGTTTCTTTTCCAGTTGGGTCAAACGAATCCGAACTCCATGTTCCAACTTATTGTATTCTTCTGTTTTAGGTCTCATATCTATTCCTCCTTGTCCTATGGACAATCAAGCTTTTCATCCCCAGATGAAAAGTCCCTGCCGGAAGGCACAAGAGTTTTTGTGGAACAAAAACACATCTTGCATTCCCCTCTTTACATTTTTTTAGTCGTCAAGTTTGAAGCTCCTTTTTTCAGAAAAGGGAAGACCACCAAACAAATGGATTTGTCCTCCCTCACCTTAACCCAAGCACGATTATCTTATCCTACTTTCTGTTTTGTTCCTTTCTTTTTTTCGGTCTTCTGCTCCCTCTCCTTTTCTTTCTCCTGTTTAAAACCGGAAAAATTGATGCTCCGATTGGCTGCATCTACCTGAAGAGATGCTGAAAATTTCTTTCCATTTTTCCCGGTCATCCCATCCAGATGAATTTTCTTTCCTGCTGCCAATTGCTGTTTTTGTTCTTCGGAAAGACTTGCTCCCTTGATCTTTTCCGGTACCCGGATGTGCTTGGAACGAAGAGGAATCAGTTCATTGGTTTTGGCATCCAAAGACAGATAGTAAGTGTCCTTTTCGCCCTTTTGGTTGGTCATCTCAATGGTCTTTCCCAAATGTTTGTCTTCCAAAAGAGCCGTTTTTTCTTCCTTGGTAAATTTGTGGCCCAAATATTCATCGGGAATGTGCAGACGTTGAATGGGATGCACCTTTACGTTCACACTGCCATCTTCTGCCTGCTGCAACCTGATTTTCGCAGGAATCCGATACTTCTCTTCATTGATATTGGCATTGACCGTATAGAGTTTGGCAGACCGGAAGCCATTTAAGAAATCTTTCAATTCCTGACTTTCCATGCGATCCACAAAATCTTTTTTGATCCCGGCTTTCTCCAGCTTTTCAAAAGGGATCTCTTCCTTGGTAATTCTTGTTGTTTGTTCCATCATTTCAAATTTTATTTGTTAGCATTCTACTTACACAGGCTTCACTTATTGCGTATTTCTTTTACTTTCCAATAAGATTTTCTGTATGTCTTCACAGATTCGGCTGCGATTGTTTTCCAGCACAGCTTCCACATTATCAAATTGATAAATATCAGGGATGGACTGATAGTGCTTCTCCTCTGTTTTCACCTGACGGGCATCCACCTGAATCAAACTGTTGAAATTCTTTTGGCCGACCTCCTCTCCAAAATTATCGGCGATCTGTCCCACCATCACTCCTTGTGGCAGGGTAGCAATTTTCCCTTCCGGAACCAGATAATCCATCTGGGTGGAAAAGGAAGTGGATTGAGTGTTTCTGTTGATCGTAACGGACTGTCTCTCCTGCAGAATTTTCCCCATTCTGCTTTGAATGAACCTGGCCGTATCTCCAACTGACTGACCGGCAAACACATTCCCAATGTTGGTCAGGATGGCATTGGCCTGCTCCTTCCCGCAGTCCCGGATCAGCTGATCGATGGTCTGCATGCCCAGCAAAGTGGAAATCAGGTTGCTTCGGGCCGTTGCGATCAGGGTATCCAAACCCCGAAAATAGATGGTCGGCAGCTCATCAAAGATCAAGGAGGATTTGCGCTGGCCCTTTCGGTTCATCACCTTCAGCATTCTGGTGATGTAGAGGGAAAGTACGGCTCCGTACATTTCAATGCGAAGCGGATTGTTGGCCAGGCAAATTACTTTGGGCCGTTGGGGATCATTGATGTCCAAAGAGAAATCATTCCCAGAACAAATCCAGTATATCTCCCGGCTGCTAATCTTGGAAATAGCAATCTTTAAACTTCCCAACTGTCCTTCCAGCTGTTCACTGGCTCCCCTATGGTGCGCATTGAGAAAAGGGTTGATGATGTTCACCACATCCTTTTCCTGTGAAAGCACTTCAAACAGATCATCATAGTCCAGCTGCAGGAGTTCTATGGCATGAGGCAGGGTACAATACTGTCCGTTTTGGTAGCGCTTCAAAAACCAGATGACCGCGGCAAAAAAGGAGACGGCAGATTCGGAAAAGAACTCCCCTTGTTTTCGAATCCACTCCCGGTTCAGATTGTAGAGAACCGTCCGGGATGATTCAAAGGCATCAATGGGGCTTTCCATGAGTTCAGGGGCCAAGGGATTGCATCTATAGGATTTTCGGATGTCATCAAAGTTGATGATGTAAAAGGCCGAAACGGCCGGCAGTTTCCGGTTCTTTTTGGCCTTCAGAAAATGATTGTAGGCCACTTCCGATAAATCCGGAAATTTAAAATCATACACACACATGCAAAAACCCTTGTTCAGGTGCTGTTTGATAAAAGGCAGTACCACAGAAAAGGATTTCCCCGATCCAGGTGTTCCGATCACCATGCTTCCCCGAAATGGATTGACCACATTGATCCATCCCTGCTTCTCTTCTCCCTGGTATTGAAACAGACTCGCCAGATTGACCGAATATTCATTTTCTTTCAGCTCCTGGTTCTGTGGAAAACTTTCATTCTCCTTGTTGAAACGATCTTTCATCAGATTTACATTGATCAGTTTGGAAATGTTGTCAAAGGCAATGTTCAAAAGCACAAAGCCCCAAAAGGAAAACAAAAGGTAAAGACCCGCCTGCCATTTGACCAGCAGCAAGCTGCCCCAGTACAAAAGCAAGCCAAACAGAACCTGAAAAATCAGGGTGGAAATCTTCAGTTCCCTGTCCTTTTTGGCTTTGGTGCCGATGCAGGTAATGATCAAAAACACCAGGCAGACCGTTTTGGAGTAAAGTGGCGAACTTAAAAACTCAAGACTCATCAGTTTGGTAAACAGGGCTTCCAATTCTTCCTGATAGATCCCTGCACCTTTAAAAAAAGTCATTTGACTCAGATACAAAGACAGGATCAAAAGGGAGTAGGAAAAAAACCGAAATCCCTCATGCAGCTTGACCAATTCTCTGGATTCATCACTCATTGTTTCCTGTTCTTTAGGACTTATAAATTTTCAGCTTTTAGAATGTCTCTGTTTTCCAATTCCAGACTGAGCTTTCTCCCGGTGTTCCCCAAGGCTTTTTCCAGCATTTCAATGCGCAGGATCCGCTGATCGGGAACATTCAGCTTGGGCAAAACAAAAATTTCCCGGACAGAGCTTTGAGCCGGGATGTAAGCCAGCGAGTAGTACTGAAAGCGGGGATGCAGCTGATACTCCTGAGCATTGCTGGCCCGAAACTGCCTTTTATCAGCAATCCACCATTGAAAACTCTCCACATCATACCCCATATCCGTATGATTTGTAATACTAACTTCAAAAAACAGGACATCATTGCTCAGGTAGATGTTCCTCAAGTGCAGACTGATGCCGTCTTTGGCCATTTTGTGGCTTCTGCCCCTTCGTTTTTGATCTGCCAAAATCCTTCTGCAGTTCTCATCCAGATCCTCCCTACTCATCAGCTGACCCAAGTACAGATCGGCCTCCCGGGACTCAAATTCCTGAAGCAGATAAGCGTTTTCCGGATCTGTGCCATAAGTCAGGAGCAGCGTATAGAGCTGTCCGGCAGAAACCAGAGTAATGGAGCTTTCCCCTTCAAATCCGCCCAAAGCTTTGATGCGAACCAGATTCGGATGTTCCGGTACAATTTCAGCCAGGACAACATCCTGATTGCCCAGCTGCAGATAGGTGATCTTATCCTCTGAAATCAGATGGATGACTTTGTTCTCACAAACCTTGATCTGATTTTCTGCAAACAGGATCAAGGGAAACAAAAGAAAAAAGGTAATGCTGTATTTTTTCATGGCTGCTGATTTTTATTGATTAAATAAACAAGGGTATTTTTCTTGATGCTGACTTTTTTTAGTCTGACTCTTTTCAGGAGGATTTGGGTGGTTTGATCAGCTGCTGAAATACCCATATTGGCCAGCGGATCACTACTCATTCCCCATAGCGTTGAAGCATTGGTTCTGCTTCCCACCTCCTTGCTCACCCTTCTGGCCGCATTGTCCGGAATATACAGACCCGGCAGACCATCCAAATCATGAATCTGCAAATCCACGGGCAGAAAATAATCTGCAATGGGAAAACTGGAAACCCGGATGTGCAGGCGCTCATTGTTGATCTTACAAATCCCGTATAAAAAGGTATTCCCGGATACTTTCTGTCCGTTCAGCCAGGCATCTTCCAGCAGACGCATTTTGATGCGGTTCCCGTCCAGCACCTTGCTGCTTTCATAAATTTCGGCCCTGATCATGGCATGGGAAGTCCTCTTTCCGTTGAAGTTCAGCTCCTCTTTTTGTTCCAGGTTAAAGCTGCTGAGTCCTTGTTCTTTGAGCAGGGAAAGCTGCCTCTCCCTTTGCTCCAGATCAAATTTCAGGGAATCATTTTCCTGATTCAGACGGCTGTTCTCCTCAAAGACCTGTTCCAGTTCCTCCAGCCCTGTTTCCGATTCCAGAAAACTGGTTTTACTGTTTTTCAAATCCTTTTCCCGATCAATTGCAGGACTTTTAGCTTTAGCTGCCTGCTTCTTTCTGATTTTAGGCTCTTGCATTTGTTTCCCGGAAATCTCCTGTTCCAGTTCCCCTTTCATCAGCTCCTGCTTTTGCCGGATGTGTGCCAGCAAGGGTTCAGAAATATCTTCTTCGGATCCTTTTTTCAGAAGAACCAAAAGACTGTCCGGTTCTTTCAATGTTTCACTACCGGACAATCTGCTTTCTACAGAATCCAGCTCTTCCTGGGAGTTTTCATTTCCCATTTGAACAGCCAGATCCTGCTGCTGATAGGCCTCCATTTTATCAAAAATCACGATGTTCCTTTCCGCTTCGGGAAGAATGTAATTGACTCCTTCTTTTCCATCATTTTGATTTGCCAGGACCTTTTGATTCAGCGCCTTTTCTCCGCCTCCCAGAATGTAAAAAATGAGGATCACAAAGGGAAGCAGTAGCAAAGGCAGGATCAGCAAGGCCTTATTTTTTTTCAGATAAGTTCTCATGTAAATTTCGTTTAAGTTGATTTTCAAATGAATCCACCGGCATCTCAAATGTTGGCTTGCCGGATTCCATCTCTCTTGTTTCATAGGCATTTCCAGAGGGTGATTCCATCCTGGTCCCTAAAAACTGCGCCACCGGCAAGCAGACAAAAGAGCCGGCAAACAGAAGGGAAAATGCAAACAGAATCAGTGCCCATTTTCCTTTTCTCACATTCGGAGCCAAGGCCTTGTCCTTTTCATCGGCTTTGCTCAGCCAGTCATCAAAAAGCATTGTAAGACTTTTGATCTGCCTAGTAGATCTCTTCTTTTCCATAATGATATTTTTTAGAATTGTTTTCGTCTGGTGGTTTCCAAATCCTTATTGTCCTCTATCCTCCAGTTCTCCAGTAAAAAGCCATGGGGATTGTTATCCGTTCTGGAGATGTTCCGCATCGCTCCGGAAGTGCTTAAATTCCGAATGGTGATGTTGGACTTGCGGACAATCTTCTGTTTTCCAAAAAAATGGAAGCGGTAGGGATAGGCTGAAAAGTCCAGATCAATCGAGTCGGTCTGCAGGGTCATGCTGATGTCGGAGGCAATCACCTGATTGTAGACATTGTTCTCCTTGAAGGACTGGTATTGATCCATGGCCGAACGATCCGATAGATACAGGGCTTCCCTAACATTGTTTTCGATGTACTCCTTGTCGGGTTCCAGGGTAAAGAACAGCTCATGAAAGCGTTTCACATGATCCCTGGCTTCCGCATTCCGGTTCTCGGTGATGTCTTCCCGAAGGGCTACTAAAAGAGATTTCCCATTGTCCAGCACATAGATTTTTTGCTTGGACCGTTCCACCAGATCCAAGGAAATGGAGAACACATAAACGCTTAACCCGATCAGGGAGATACTGGTAAGAAGCAGCACATAAACGGTGAATCGGAATTTTCTTTGAATGTCGAATATTTTTCGCATAATTTCCTCTTGTATTTATTTCAACATGCCTTTGGTAATTGCCATGGTGGCTGCAGTCCGGACCATTCTTCCTCCTCCGGAACCTGTTCCCGAGGCCTGTACAATCCAGGAGGCAATCCTGGGCACCATACTCAGGCCTATGATTCCGCAAACCGGAACAATCAGGCTGGAGACATAGAACATTTGAGGCTGATAAATCAGCATGCTGTTGATCTGAATGATCTCCCATTCCAGCATGTAAATCAGCACCTCCTGATCCAATGAGAGAATCAAAAGAGCAATGGGCAGATAGAGGTTTACATTGATAAAACGGGCGATCCATTGCAGGTAGTTGTCCTGAAATCCATCAAAAATGGACAGGGCAAAAACCAAGGGGCCAAAGATCACCAGCAGGACACAAAAGACCGTGCGCAGAAAAGCAATCAAATAAACAATGGCCTCAAACAGGGATTCCAGCACCTGCCGGATGGCATCCATGATGTAAAAGTTAATCTGGTTTTGAATGGCCCTTCCGGTGATGATGTTGTAGCTGGTCAGCAGTAGGTTAATACCCTTGTCCCAAAGAGCTGCTTCCTTCTCCTCATTTTCATAGAAAATGGGTAAATCCGATGCCAGCATGGCATCCTGTTTCTGCTCCAACAAGAGGGCCACCAG contains:
- a CDS encoding relaxase/mobilization nuclease domain-containing protein, with translation MVIVIHQTASTENAFLYNEKKVEQKVASYFHSVNTKAINPFFFDKSHRLKELTDIEKLNPRVKNKCLHISVNPSTDDSLKLNDPIIRKEIDQFMQHMGYGDQTYFVYKHKDLERTHFHIVSTRIDKYTGKKIKDNHERQKAQNFIKELELRHQLDNRKRSEKAVFKFSAQSRNIKHSLESLFYQVNQMEAINTRELYDETLRLFNVEIRKSGRGHIVVVTDGLGKVIRYPIRLSKFQEKPNFYLSEKLYATPKENARKTIASKCGVTEDLLKEFFK
- a CDS encoding plasmid mobilization protein, producing MRPKTEEYNKLEHGVRIRLTQLEKKLLLKRCKKEGYRTLSDFCRAKLVKKREIRKIEVSEDFVQITKKLDYQLNKIGVNLNQISKNINSGQVHQFGASDREVFLKVLQELRNCFSVLQNYMDVIE
- a CDS encoding DUF3945 domain-containing protein, which translates into the protein MMEQTTRITKEEIPFEKLEKAGIKKDFVDRMESQELKDFLNGFRSAKLYTVNANINEEKYRIPAKIRLQQAEDGSVNVKVHPIQRLHIPDEYLGHKFTKEEKTALLEDKHLGKTIEMTNQKGEKDTYYLSLDAKTNELIPLRSKHIRVPEKIKGASLSEEQKQQLAAGKKIHLDGMTGKNGKKFSASLQVDAANRSINFSGFKQEKEKEREQKTEKKKGTKQKVG
- a CDS encoding YWFCY domain-containing protein, producing the protein MSDESRELVKLHEGFRFFSYSLLILSLYLSQMTFFKGAGIYQEELEALFTKLMSLEFLSSPLYSKTVCLVFLIITCIGTKAKKDRELKISTLIFQVLFGLLLYWGSLLLVKWQAGLYLLFSFWGFVLLNIAFDNISKLINVNLMKDRFNKENESFPQNQELKENEYSVNLASLFQYQGEEKQGWINVVNPFRGSMVIGTPGSGKSFSVVLPFIKQHLNKGFCMCVYDFKFPDLSEVAYNHFLKAKKNRKLPAVSAFYIINFDDIRKSYRCNPLAPELMESPIDAFESSRTVLYNLNREWIRKQGEFFSESAVSFFAAVIWFLKRYQNGQYCTLPHAIELLQLDYDDLFEVLSQEKDVVNIINPFLNAHHRGASEQLEGQLGSLKIAISKISSREIYWICSGNDFSLDINDPQRPKVICLANNPLRIEMYGAVLSLYITRMLKVMNRKGQRKSSLIFDELPTIYFRGLDTLIATARSNLISTLLGMQTIDQLIRDCGKEQANAILTNIGNVFAGQSVGDTARFIQSRMGKILQERQSVTINRNTQSTSFSTQMDYLVPEGKIATLPQGVMVGQIADNFGEEVGQKNFNSLIQVDARQVKTEEKHYQSIPDIYQFDNVEAVLENNRSRICEDIQKILLESKRNTQ
- a CDS encoding DUF4138 domain-containing protein codes for the protein MKKYSITFFLLFPLILFAENQIKVCENKVIHLISEDKITYLQLGNQDVVLAEIVPEHPNLVRIKALGGFEGESSITLVSAGQLYTLLLTYGTDPENAYLLQEFESREADLYLGQLMSREDLDENCRRILADQKRRGRSHKMAKDGISLHLRNIYLSNDVLFFEVSITNHTDMGYDVESFQWWIADKRQFRASNAQEYQLHPRFQYYSLAYIPAQSSVREIFVLPKLNVPDQRILRIEMLEKALGNTGRKLSLELENRDILKAENL
- the traM gene encoding conjugative transposon protein TraM translates to MRTYLKKNKALLILPLLLLPFVILIFYILGGGEKALNQKVLANQNDGKEGVNYILPEAERNIVIFDKMEAYQQQDLAVQMGNENSQEELDSVESRLSGSETLKEPDSLLVLLKKGSEEDISEPLLAHIRQKQELMKGELEQEISGKQMQEPKIRKKQAAKAKSPAIDREKDLKNSKTSFLESETGLEELEQVFEENSRLNQENDSLKFDLEQRERQLSLLKEQGLSSFNLEQKEELNFNGKRTSHAMIRAEIYESSKVLDGNRIKMRLLEDAWLNGQKVSGNTFLYGICKINNERLHIRVSSFPIADYFLPVDLQIHDLDGLPGLYIPDNAARRVSKEVGSRTNASTLWGMSSDPLANMGISAADQTTQILLKRVRLKKVSIKKNTLVYLINKNQQP
- the traK gene encoding conjugative transposon protein TraK, coding for MRKIFDIQRKFRFTVYVLLLTSISLIGLSVYVFSISLDLVERSKQKIYVLDNGKSLLVALREDITENRNAEARDHVKRFHELFFTLEPDKEYIENNVREALYLSDRSAMDQYQSFKENNVYNQVIASDISMTLQTDSIDLDFSAYPYRFHFFGKQKIVRKSNITIRNLSTSGAMRNISRTDNNPHGFLLENWRIEDNKDLETTRRKQF